One window of the Benincasa hispida cultivar B227 chromosome 3, ASM972705v1, whole genome shotgun sequence genome contains the following:
- the LOC120073578 gene encoding uncharacterized protein LOC120073578: MDPVPKNTKFHFTHPNHPLIYLSDDQDYLCSGCKTFGSDSRYRCHGCDFNLHEYCANCPEKLSSFLHQHPLNLKFLITKPQIGALGHQFCDICLDPVDGLVYRCKDCDFDAHPLCTQLPQEISHVIGGSHSLNLQKLPFGSCVICGMDCSSLWVYGCKVCGLYVHFDCLLEPSEESPILPRSRTAPRGISFAPPPPPPRPVPYGFTVYPGYPSGYHREYLYNNYVNNPQPSLYGYAPPPPPPPSSSRGRKLKKSMFYLVGRLAMNVVTSTVFGSPLSF, translated from the coding sequence atggatCCAGTGCCAAAGAACACCAAATTTCATTTCACACATCCAAACCACCCTTTGATTTACCTCTCCGACGACCAAGATTACTTATGCAGCGGCTGCAAAACCTTCGGTTCCGACAGCCGATACCGATGCCACGGCTGCGATTTCAACCTCCATGAATACTGCGCCAACTGCCCAGAAAAGCTGTCATCTTTCCTCCACCAGCACCCTCTAAATTTGAAATTCCTTATTACCAAACCCCAAATTGGAGCCCTAGGCCACCAATTCTGCGACATCTGCCTCGACCCCGTCGACGGCCTCGTCTACCGCTGCAAAGACTGCGACTTCGACGCTCACCCACTTTGCACTCAACTCCCTCAAGAGATTTCCCATGTGATCGGCGGCAGCCATTCTTTGAACCTCCAAAAGCTTCCCTTTGGAAGCTGTGTTATTTGTGGAATGGACTGTTCCTCTCTTTGGGTTTACGGTTGTAAAGTTTGTGGACTCTATGTCCATTTTGATTGCCTTTTGGAGCCCTCAGAAGAATCCCCGATTCTGCCGCGGAGTCGGACCGCCCCACGGGGGATTTCGTTTGCACCCCCACCCCCACCACCGCGGCCAGTTCCTTATGGTTTCACCGTTTATCCAGGTTACCCTTCTGGATACCATCGTGAATATTTGTATAATAATTATGTGAATAATCCTCAGCCAAGTCTATATGGATATGCACCACCGCCGCCTCCGCCACCGTCGTCGTCACGAGGGAGAAAGCTTAAAAAGTCAATGTTTTATCTGGTGGGTAGACTGGCTATGAATGTAGTGACTAGTACTGTTTTTGGATCGCCTTTAAGTTTTTAG